The genomic region ACTGTTCCTCGATGAACAATTGCAGGCAGCACTGACACCGGAGCACAGCAAGCGCCTGGCCGCGATTGTGGCTAACCCAAAAACCAGTGAGCACCACAAAGAACTGTTGATGCGGGTTGCGGCCAGTCTGCCGGTTGATGATAGTGCCTGGCTGTTGCCGACCGCTCGTCAGCAGCTGACCGAACTGGGTGTCACTTACGATCTCGCTTCGCGCAAGCCGGCCTTGGCGCTGGTCAGTGCCCGTTTGATCAAAGAGCGCGGCAATGCCGATGATATCGAGCTGCTGGCGTCGCTATTGCACAGCAACGCGCCAGCGGTCGCTCGTGCCGCATTGGCCGGTTTGGCGCGCATTGCACCTGAGCAAGCCAAAGCCAAAGCCGAAGCGGCATTGGCCAAAGGCAATATTGCCGCTGACACGCGCCTGAGCCTGCAGCAGTACCTGAAAACCGGCAAGCTGCCGGGTTAAGTCCTTGCCTGCTCACTCTGCTGATCGCGGTTGGCAGAGTGAGTGCTCAAAAATAAAAAGGCACAAAACTCCTTCTTCAGTGACGTTGTCAAAACTTATCCTTCCCGCAGGTTGGTTTAGCAATGACAAACGACTCCAACTCTCCCTCAGCACGACTCCTCCCGAAAACCGGGCGTGGAGAGCGCGTCTGCGAATTTCGCTTCTATGAGGAGTTGAATGCGTTTTTACCGCCGGAGTGGCGCAAAAAAACGCTTCGTTACGCGTTCAACGGTACGCCTTCGGTCAAGGACGCAATTCAGGCGCTGGGGGTACCGAAAACCGAGGTCGATTTGATCCTGGTCGATGGCCAGTCGGTGAATTTTTCTTATCGCTTGCAAGGGGGCGAGCGAGTCGCGGTGTATCCAGTATTTGAATCACTGGAAATTGGCGGTTTGCAGCGCTTGCGTTTTGCGCCGCTGCGTGAGACAAAATTTGTACTCGATGTGCATCTAGGCAAGCTGGTGCGCTGGTTGCGCCTGGCCGGTTTTGATTGTCGGTATCAAAACGATTTTAGCGATCAGCAATTGATCGACATCAGCAACACCGAACATAGAATCCTGCTGACCCGCGATACCGGCATCCTGAAACGCAATGAAGTCAGCCATGGCTTGTTTGTTCACCAAACCGAACCGGAAGTGCAATGTCAGGAAATTTTGTCGCGCCTCGATTTGTATCAACGTATGCAACCGTTCAGCCGTTGCCTGCGCTGCAATGGTGAGCTGAAGCCGGTCGCCAAACAGGAAGTTGCTGAACTGTTGCCGGAGCGAGTGCGGCGCGATCAATCGTCGTTTGTGCGCTGTCAGCAATGCCGGAAAATCTATTGGCCCGGCAGTCATTATTCGCGCTTGCGGGAACGTTTCCAGCGATGGCAGCAAGATGCCCCGACCTCGACATCATGAAACGATTGCGCAGACGGCTCAGCTTGCCGCCAGTTTCTCCAGCACATCCTGCTGCAGCAGCGCTTTCACTTCATCACTGTTGGCATGCAGTCCGTAACTGCCATCGGCAATACTCTCGCTGATCTTGTACGGATTGCCATCGGGTGCGACACACACCTGCGCCAGATTCAACCGTCGCGGTGGGCACGGTTTGCCGTTGGCATCGCGCAGCACGACGACCACAGGGCGTAAGCGATACGTCGCGTTGGACTCCAATACAATGCCGCATTCATCGGTATGCAAACGCACCAGCGTGCCGACCGGAAAAACACCAAGCCACTCGATGAATTGCACGACCAGCTTGTCGTCGAACTGACTGCCGCGACCTTTCATCAACACTTTCAGCGCTTCCATCGGTGGTCGCGCCGTGTCATAAACCCGGTGACTGGTGATGGCATCGTAGACGTCGCAGATACTGACAATAAACGCACGATGTGGAATTTGTTCTTTGGTCAGGCCGCGCGGGTAACCGGTACCATCCAGCCGTTCATGATGAGCGTGGGTGACATCGACTACCGAAGTCGGTAAATCCTTGTGGCCAAGCAGCAATTCGTAGCCACGCTGAGCGTGCGATTTCATGTGCTCGAATTCTTCTACGCTCAGTTTTCCAGGCTTGTTCAGGATGCTCATGTCGACTTTCATTTTGCCGACATCGTGCAGCAGGCCAGCCAAGCCAATTACTTTCAGCTCCGGTTTGTCGTAGCCAAGAAAACGCGCGAAACCAATGCACAGCAATGACACCGATAAACAGTGTTGCGAGGTGTACTCGTCCTGCGATTTCAAGCGCATGAACCAAAGCATGGCGCTTTCGTTGCTGAGCATCTGCTCAACGGTTTCGGAAACATAGGATTTGCAGGCTTTGACGTCGAGGCCGCGACCGAGCTGAATATCGTGCAGGGCGCTTTTGATTAAATCCGAGCCGCGTTGATGCACCGCACGGGCATGCTCGATGGTTTGACTTAACGGTTTTTTGCCGGTTCTCAGCTCTCGCCGGTTTTTTTCCTCATCGTCTTGCGACTCGGCAATAACGTGGCGCTGCTGCGATTCGGTGACCGCGACAAAGCGGGTGTCATCAACGTAAACGTACTCGCACTGCTGCTGCACGGCATCGATATCGGCGTGGCTCAACAGAGGAAACCCCTGAAACAGGAATGTAGTTTCCTCCCAGGGCTTGTCGACTTCGCAAACATACATGCCCAACAGCAATTGCGAACTGGGCAGTTTGCGCTTTCGTAATTCTTTGATACGGGACAATTAACGGCTTCCCTTACGGTTCTCGGGCAACAATCGACTCAGGACAGCAGTAAATGTAGTGGGCAAAAACGGATTTGTCCTGCCGGTTGCGGCAGCCCGTGCTAATGCAGGGGGTAGGAGATATCGATTCTCAGCACCGCGATGGCCCGCTGTGCTAGGATCGCGCCCGTTTTTTGACCACCATCCGGCTTGCTCCGTGCTGACCCGTTTCCGCCCCGGCCTCTGGCCAACCCTGACTGTGCTCGCAGCGCTGGTGCTGACGGTCAATCTGGGCTTTTGGCAGTTGCGTCGGGCGGCGGAAAAGCAGGCGTTGCTCGATGGCTGGCGGCAGGCGATGCAAGGTCCGGCGCTGAGCATCGGCGAGGCGGCTGCCCAACTAGGCAGCGGCAAGCCAATTAAGGCGCAAGTGCAAGGTCGCT from Permianibacter aggregans harbors:
- a CDS encoding Mut7-C RNAse domain-containing protein, yielding MTNDSNSPSARLLPKTGRGERVCEFRFYEELNAFLPPEWRKKTLRYAFNGTPSVKDAIQALGVPKTEVDLILVDGQSVNFSYRLQGGERVAVYPVFESLEIGGLQRLRFAPLRETKFVLDVHLGKLVRWLRLAGFDCRYQNDFSDQQLIDISNTEHRILLTRDTGILKRNEVSHGLFVHQTEPEVQCQEILSRLDLYQRMQPFSRCLRCNGELKPVAKQEVAELLPERVRRDQSSFVRCQQCRKIYWPGSHYSRLRERFQRWQQDAPTSTS
- a CDS encoding HD-GYP domain-containing protein, with the translated sequence MSRIKELRKRKLPSSQLLLGMYVCEVDKPWEETTFLFQGFPLLSHADIDAVQQQCEYVYVDDTRFVAVTESQQRHVIAESQDDEEKNRRELRTGKKPLSQTIEHARAVHQRGSDLIKSALHDIQLGRGLDVKACKSYVSETVEQMLSNESAMLWFMRLKSQDEYTSQHCLSVSLLCIGFARFLGYDKPELKVIGLAGLLHDVGKMKVDMSILNKPGKLSVEEFEHMKSHAQRGYELLLGHKDLPTSVVDVTHAHHERLDGTGYPRGLTKEQIPHRAFIVSICDVYDAITSHRVYDTARPPMEALKVLMKGRGSQFDDKLVVQFIEWLGVFPVGTLVRLHTDECGIVLESNATYRLRPVVVVLRDANGKPCPPRRLNLAQVCVAPDGNPYKISESIADGSYGLHANSDEVKALLQQDVLEKLAAS